A genomic stretch from Halorhodospira halophila SL1 includes:
- a CDS encoding ComEA family DNA-binding protein, translated as MGQSTWPLTAKLFGVQARGQKAAQLQLIYMVFAAIVGGVQLLLMLIGGLLRGAIALGQWVGDNVHALPRWWRNARLCRQRRRIDEAVEQAINRWDADRLSAAFALAVAVWGRGEALQDGQRTHRRVSEKAGWVALPRSPEVFAEAAQGLEHCRAAVQPKEDAHRILIALLAEVAAEKLEGSRRAALLFEADDLALIQGPRTVLQEQMLEIFADHAQLQIEPARPVDEATKPSSARSARGAPGAGQGDEPTGRIDLNTASIEELQAIPHIGPERAEAIVALRPIRRIEQLEEVDGIGTSRLAEIADQVKV; from the coding sequence GTGGGTCAGTCTACGTGGCCACTAACAGCGAAGCTCTTCGGCGTCCAGGCCCGGGGGCAGAAGGCGGCGCAGCTGCAGCTGATCTACATGGTCTTCGCTGCCATCGTCGGCGGTGTGCAGCTGCTCTTGATGCTCATTGGCGGGCTGCTGCGCGGCGCCATCGCCCTCGGGCAGTGGGTCGGTGACAACGTGCACGCCCTGCCGCGGTGGTGGCGCAATGCCCGGCTGTGCCGGCAGCGCCGGCGGATCGACGAGGCCGTCGAGCAGGCGATCAACCGCTGGGACGCGGACCGGCTCAGCGCCGCCTTCGCCCTGGCGGTGGCCGTCTGGGGGCGGGGTGAGGCGCTCCAGGACGGCCAGCGGACGCACCGACGGGTCAGCGAGAAGGCGGGATGGGTCGCGCTTCCGCGCTCCCCGGAGGTCTTCGCGGAGGCGGCACAGGGACTTGAACATTGCCGCGCCGCCGTTCAGCCGAAGGAGGATGCGCACCGGATCCTGATCGCACTGCTCGCCGAAGTGGCGGCCGAGAAACTGGAGGGGTCCCGGCGGGCGGCGCTGCTCTTTGAGGCCGATGACCTGGCCCTGATCCAGGGCCCACGGACGGTGCTCCAGGAGCAGATGCTGGAGATCTTCGCTGATCACGCCCAGCTACAGATCGAGCCGGCCCGGCCGGTGGATGAGGCGACGAAGCCATCCTCAGCGCGGTCGGCTCGTGGTGCACCGGGGGCGGGGCAGGGCGACGAGCCGACGGGGCGCATCGACCTCAACACGGCCTCCATCGAAGAACTCCAGGCGATCCCCCACATCGGCCCGGAGCGCGCCGAGGCGATCGTCGCCCTGAGACCGATCCGGCGGATCGAGCAGCTTGAGGAAGTCGACGGGATCGGCACGAGCCGCCTGGCGGAGATCGCCGATCAGGTGAAGGTGTGA
- a CDS encoding IS3 family transposase, which translates to MYTYEQRIKAVELYIQYDKNAAVTVRELGYPSKKNLRRWYDIYAATGDLPKRSKRKPRYSAEQKQRAVDHYMTHGRCLARTRKALGYPGVETLSHWVLEREPDLRTGSSASLTKPPSSDETKREAVIELCSRQGAASEVAERVGVSRQVLYKWKDRLLGAEARPPMKPRDDTTSQSERGALEQEIETLQRRVHRLQLEHDLLTKANELLKKDHGVNLQLLTNKEKTLLVDALRNIYSLTELFTPLRLARSSYFYHRARLRRPEKYSALRGLVSSLFEDNHYCYGYRRIRVELHRLGIVISEKVIRRLMAEEQLVVQTTKCRRFSSYRGEITPAPENVVNRDFSAPAPNRKWLTDLTEFQIPAGKVYLSPLIDCFDGLAVSWTVGTRPDAELVNTMLDYAVAVLKDDEKPVVHSDRGAHYRWPGWLSRIELAGLTRSMSRKGCTPDNAACEGFFGRLKAEFFYTRDWHGVTLEQFIEKLDAYLQWYNRKRVKLSLGGRSPLEYRDSLGIAA; encoded by the coding sequence ATGTACACGTACGAGCAGCGGATCAAGGCAGTAGAGCTCTACATCCAGTACGACAAGAACGCGGCAGTTACCGTCCGGGAGCTCGGGTATCCGTCGAAGAAGAACCTGCGGCGCTGGTATGACATTTACGCAGCAACCGGTGATTTGCCGAAGCGATCGAAGCGCAAACCAAGGTATTCGGCGGAACAGAAGCAAAGGGCCGTTGACCACTACATGACCCATGGCCGTTGTCTAGCGAGGACTCGCAAGGCGCTAGGTTATCCTGGTGTCGAAACGCTAAGCCATTGGGTTCTGGAGCGTGAGCCCGACTTGCGTACCGGATCGAGCGCCAGCTTAACGAAGCCTCCTTCGTCGGATGAGACTAAGCGGGAGGCCGTCATTGAGCTATGTTCCCGGCAAGGGGCGGCTTCAGAGGTTGCCGAGAGGGTGGGCGTCAGCAGGCAGGTGCTGTACAAGTGGAAGGACCGCTTACTCGGTGCCGAGGCGCGCCCCCCAATGAAACCGCGTGACGATACGACCTCGCAAAGCGAACGTGGCGCCCTGGAGCAAGAGATCGAAACGCTGCAACGGCGCGTCCACCGCCTTCAGCTTGAACACGATCTGCTAACAAAAGCGAACGAACTGTTAAAAAAAGACCACGGCGTCAACCTGCAGCTCCTGACGAACAAGGAGAAGACCCTGCTGGTTGACGCCCTCCGAAACATCTACTCGCTCACGGAGCTGTTCACGCCGCTGCGCCTAGCCCGTAGCAGCTACTTCTACCATCGGGCTCGGCTGCGACGGCCGGAGAAGTACAGCGCCCTTCGTGGCCTTGTCAGTAGTCTGTTTGAGGACAACCACTACTGTTACGGCTACCGACGCATCCGCGTCGAACTCCACCGTCTTGGCATCGTGATCTCCGAGAAGGTGATCCGGCGGCTCATGGCGGAGGAGCAGCTCGTTGTCCAGACGACCAAGTGCCGTCGTTTTAGCTCGTACCGCGGCGAAATCACTCCGGCCCCTGAGAACGTGGTTAACCGGGACTTCAGTGCACCGGCGCCTAACCGCAAGTGGCTGACCGATCTCACCGAGTTTCAGATTCCGGCCGGCAAGGTCTACCTATCCCCGTTAATCGACTGCTTCGACGGGCTGGCGGTCAGTTGGACGGTGGGAACCCGGCCTGATGCTGAGCTGGTGAACACGATGCTCGATTACGCCGTTGCGGTGCTTAAAGACGATGAGAAGCCGGTGGTTCATAGCGATCGCGGGGCGCACTATCGTTGGCCTGGGTGGTTATCCCGCATTGAGTTAGCCGGCCTGACCCGGTCGATGTCACGCAAAGGCTGTACGCCAGACAACGCCGCCTGTGAAGGCTTCTTTGGACGCCTGAAGGCCGAGTTCTTCTATACCCGTGACTGGCACGGCGTGACCCTTGAGCAGTTCATCGAGAAACTCGATGCCTATCTGCAATGGTACAACCGAAAACGCGTTAAGCTGTCGCTAGGAGGCCGGAGCCCTCTTGAGTACCGAGACAGCCTCGGAATTGCAGCATGA
- a CDS encoding GGDEF domain-containing protein has product MALFPARYRPRIGVGALLLIGIGFLLAALVAILTIGGAILLDRQQAHDQRVNAVLAEGVRAELRAGYAELERFLEAREPRYRRAHEKARQTIEERGIEETDLEALAKRLSEELGDPVHVYIVTPELRISRTTFEPDEGLDFTMEGMEDAHGMLKTALAEDQVLIGPPTLELVSREFRFYTYGPLGDDGYALELGLSPAFIDEVFRGMEERLDQRALYEGELFFLVNGQWLISLGLDPALQELNKAKAFAEVPTQQDQKLERFQRAVGQRGLYRPETTDQPRSYYAWLNRIELDDDGHHLDILARLEMQHPGSEDVRKIWIAVLVGTGGLVVLATALFHQMARRLLVTPLRQTAQAAAARQTVPIHGPVRWIHELRLLAWQINRGLARSRREIHALDQQAQHDRLTGLLNRSGLDQQIATQVAQHQETGKPLAMLLIDLDHFKRVNDEHGHAVGDKILRHLADQLRAGVREADIVGRWGGEEFVILLPATGLDGAQQSADKLRRALADHPVLRQHGLTASFGVSVLASEDSDRDLFERADCALYAAKHQGRNRVSIVSPS; this is encoded by the coding sequence ATGGCCCTGTTCCCCGCACGATACCGCCCACGCATCGGCGTCGGCGCACTACTCCTGATCGGCATTGGCTTCCTGCTCGCCGCCCTCGTCGCCATCCTCACCATCGGCGGCGCGATCCTGCTGGACAGGCAGCAAGCCCACGATCAGCGCGTCAACGCTGTGCTGGCCGAAGGGGTACGCGCCGAACTGCGAGCCGGCTACGCGGAACTCGAGCGGTTTCTGGAGGCCCGGGAACCCCGCTATCGGCGGGCCCATGAAAAGGCCCGACAGACCATCGAGGAGCGCGGGATCGAGGAGACCGACCTCGAGGCCCTGGCGAAGCGGCTCAGCGAGGAACTCGGCGACCCGGTCCACGTCTACATCGTCACCCCGGAGCTGCGCATCAGCCGAACCACCTTCGAGCCCGACGAAGGATTGGATTTCACTATGGAGGGCATGGAAGATGCGCACGGTATGCTCAAGACTGCGCTCGCCGAGGACCAAGTCCTGATCGGGCCACCCACCCTTGAGCTGGTAAGCCGGGAGTTCCGCTTCTATACCTATGGCCCGCTCGGCGATGACGGCTACGCCCTGGAACTGGGTCTCAGCCCGGCGTTCATCGATGAAGTGTTCCGAGGCATGGAAGAGCGCTTGGACCAGCGGGCGCTTTACGAGGGCGAGCTCTTCTTCCTGGTCAATGGCCAATGGCTGATCTCTCTAGGCCTGGACCCGGCTCTGCAAGAGTTGAACAAGGCCAAGGCCTTCGCCGAGGTCCCGACGCAGCAGGACCAAAAGCTGGAGCGTTTCCAGCGCGCCGTCGGGCAACGGGGCCTCTACCGGCCAGAAACAACGGACCAACCCCGATCGTATTACGCCTGGCTCAACCGCATTGAACTCGACGACGATGGCCACCACTTGGACATCCTCGCCCGGCTGGAAATGCAACACCCCGGTTCTGAGGATGTGCGTAAGATCTGGATTGCGGTGCTAGTCGGCACGGGCGGACTCGTCGTCCTGGCCACTGCGCTCTTCCACCAGATGGCACGCCGGCTATTGGTCACCCCACTGCGACAGACAGCCCAAGCGGCGGCTGCGAGACAGACGGTACCCATCCACGGCCCCGTCCGCTGGATCCACGAACTGCGCCTGCTCGCCTGGCAGATCAACCGCGGACTGGCGCGCAGTCGGCGAGAAATCCATGCGCTGGACCAACAGGCGCAACACGACCGCCTGACCGGCCTGCTCAATCGCAGCGGCCTCGACCAACAGATCGCCACCCAGGTGGCCCAACACCAAGAGACCGGCAAACCCCTGGCGATGCTGCTGATCGATCTGGACCACTTCAAACGGGTCAACGACGAGCACGGCCATGCCGTCGGCGATAAGATCCTCCGCCATCTCGCCGACCAGCTGCGTGCCGGGGTCCGCGAGGCCGACATCGTCGGCCGCTGGGGCGGCGAGGAGTTCGTGATCCTGCTACCCGCCACCGGCCTGGACGGAGCACAGCAGTCAGCCGATAAGCTGCGCAGGGCTCTCGCCGACCATCCGGTGCTCAGGCAACACGGGCTGACGGCAAGCTTTGGGGTCAGCGTCCTGGCTAGCGAAGACAGCGACCGCGACCTCTTCGAGCGCGCCGATTGCGCGCTTTACGCCGCCAAGCACCAGGGCCGCAATCGCGTCTCCATCGTGTCGCCGAGCTGA
- a CDS encoding SOS response-associated peptidase, with protein MCGRFARYAPHSRIMRALRIDYDDCGELSPDYNVPPGTQQPVAVSCDHGRHLLPLLWGFRPWWADASQPAPINARAETVASSPYFRSAFAHRRCLIPASGWFEWQKAEQGKVPHFIASRDDDLLCFAGVYEPATEERAASFAIITQPSKAHLQPLHDRMPLVLAPECWDEWLDPEISDRKSVKAATRGLNMAQLVAHPVSSRVNTPKNNGPDLIRSL; from the coding sequence GTGTGTGGCCGGTTCGCCCGTTACGCTCCGCATTCCCGAATCATGCGAGCGCTTCGCATCGATTACGACGACTGCGGCGAACTCTCACCTGACTACAACGTACCGCCGGGCACGCAGCAGCCGGTCGCCGTGTCTTGCGATCACGGCAGGCATCTCTTGCCGTTGCTTTGGGGATTTCGGCCATGGTGGGCCGACGCCAGCCAACCCGCACCGATCAACGCCCGGGCGGAGACGGTCGCCTCCAGCCCTTACTTCCGCTCTGCATTCGCCCATCGCCGCTGCCTGATTCCAGCCAGCGGTTGGTTCGAGTGGCAAAAGGCCGAACAGGGGAAGGTTCCGCACTTCATCGCCTCCCGGGACGACGACCTGCTGTGCTTCGCGGGTGTCTATGAGCCGGCCACCGAAGAACGGGCGGCGTCCTTCGCAATCATCACGCAGCCGTCGAAGGCGCATCTGCAGCCTCTCCACGACCGCATGCCGCTCGTCCTCGCGCCCGAGTGCTGGGACGAGTGGCTGGATCCCGAAATCAGTGATCGGAAGTCCGTGAAAGCGGCAACTCGCGGCCTAAATATGGCGCAGCTGGTCGCACATCCGGTCAGCTCTCGGGTGAACACACCCAAGAACAACGGTCCTGACTTGATTCGCTCCCTCTAA
- a CDS encoding ComEA family DNA-binding protein gives MGLFNLGKKDAYGKQRRVEHRGKYLRASRTGGVALRAQARAAGVNLTANTRRGVRASMTPAKNTQVALQNGRFILRGRYGNGPTKLNLSKSGATVSTRNRLGSFNWLKPNRSSAKLFGVQVRGQKAAQLQVFYMLFAAVVGGVQLLLMLIGGLLRGAVALGQWVGDHVHALPRRWRNARLRRQRGRIDEAVEQAINRWDADRLSAAVALAVALWGRGETLKAGWHRVQQRVTQNPGFEALPRSPEVFEEVAAELERCRAAVKLTQDAHRIVLALLAEAATQGMDGGRRAELLFDADDLALARGPRTVLQEELLEIFADHAQLCLEPALPVDTTQRQCGRSRPGRDLSQGLIDLNTASIEELQVIPHIGPERAEAIVAMRPIRRIEQLEEVDGIGPSRLAEIAEQTRV, from the coding sequence ATGGGCCTGTTCAATCTCGGCAAGAAGGACGCCTACGGCAAGCAGCGGCGCGTTGAGCACCGCGGCAAGTACCTGCGGGCCAGTCGCACCGGCGGCGTGGCGCTGCGCGCCCAGGCCCGGGCGGCGGGTGTGAACCTCACCGCCAACACCCGGCGCGGTGTCCGGGCTTCGATGACGCCGGCGAAGAACACCCAGGTGGCCTTGCAGAACGGCCGTTTCATCCTGCGCGGACGCTACGGGAACGGGCCGACCAAGCTGAACCTCTCCAAAAGCGGTGCGACGGTCTCCACGCGCAACCGGCTCGGCTCGTTCAACTGGCTCAAGCCCAACCGCTCCTCGGCGAAGCTCTTCGGCGTCCAGGTCCGGGGGCAGAAGGCGGCCCAGCTTCAGGTCTTCTATATGCTCTTCGCCGCCGTTGTCGGTGGCGTGCAGCTGCTCCTGATGCTCATTGGCGGGCTGCTGCGCGGCGCCGTTGCCCTCGGGCAGTGGGTGGGTGACCACGTGCACGCCCTGCCGCGGCGTTGGCGCAATGCCCGGTTGCGCCGCCAGCGCGGGCGGATCGACGAGGCCGTTGAGCAGGCGATCAACCGCTGGGACGCGGACCGGCTCAGTGCTGCAGTCGCCCTGGCGGTTGCCCTATGGGGGCGCGGTGAAACGCTCAAAGCGGGGTGGCACCGCGTCCAGCAACGTGTCACCCAGAATCCGGGCTTTGAAGCCCTGCCCCGATCACCGGAGGTGTTCGAAGAGGTCGCTGCCGAGCTCGAGCGCTGCCGGGCCGCGGTGAAGCTGACACAGGATGCGCATCGGATCGTGCTCGCGTTGCTGGCGGAGGCCGCTACGCAAGGGATGGACGGGGGGCGGCGGGCAGAGCTGCTGTTCGATGCGGACGATCTGGCCCTGGCCCGGGGTCCGCGGACCGTGCTGCAGGAAGAGCTGCTCGAGATCTTCGCCGACCATGCGCAACTCTGTCTGGAGCCGGCCTTGCCGGTGGACACGACACAACGGCAGTGCGGCCGATCCCGCCCAGGGCGTGACCTGTCGCAGGGACTGATCGACCTCAACACCGCCTCCATCGAAGAGCTTCAGGTGATCCCGCACATCGGCCCGGAGCGCGCCGAGGCGATCGTCGCCATGCGACCGATTCGGCGGATCGAGCAGCTTGAAGAGGTCGACGGCATCGGACCGAGCCGGCTCGCGGAGATTGCCGAACAAACCCGGGTATGA
- a CDS encoding DUF3006 domain-containing protein, which translates to MDEEGTRSDSSSADAATTPATVDAIEDGVARLLVGLDPAAVYEVEVDRLPEGVEEGSALRIEGALTDGLRKAHFTLDPAATEARRERVRTKLDQLRGRSD; encoded by the coding sequence ATGGATGAAGAAGGCACACGGTCGGACAGCTCGTCGGCCGACGCAGCGACGACGCCGGCAACGGTCGATGCTATCGAAGACGGGGTGGCCCGCCTGCTCGTCGGTCTGGATCCGGCAGCGGTCTACGAGGTCGAGGTCGATCGGCTGCCCGAAGGGGTGGAGGAGGGTTCCGCCCTGCGGATTGAGGGGGCGCTGACGGACGGCCTGCGCAAGGCCCACTTCACGCTCGACCCGGCAGCCACAGAGGCGCGCCGCGAGCGGGTCCGGACAAAACTCGATCAGCTGCGCGGGCGCAGCGACTGA
- a CDS encoding MBL fold metallo-hydrolase: MTLTFLDVGQGDATLVAADGHYVLIDGGRGREDAIAPLRGKGVQALDLMVATHAHADHIGGLVSVLEEKSVDTLWYSGDEHSTQTFEAFLDAALGSGVRYVEPTRGHSRTFGGLEVTTLHPGEQTSGSHLHDRNLVIRLDYGACSAIITGDIEGSGERAILRAGVNVSADVLELGHHGSRSSTTTEWFEAVDPDYAVVQYAEGNPYGHPHGEVLDRIERMGAEMLGTGAHGTIRMRCSGGEWRVHTEVSGSVVAGDHEPGTDREPEDGAGAGCIDLNQAPAETLEQIIHIGPTRAEDVIDGRPWSSVSELEAIDGLGPARVRDIQEQDDACVR, translated from the coding sequence ATGACGCTCACTTTCCTCGATGTCGGCCAGGGCGATGCCACCCTCGTCGCCGCTGATGGCCACTACGTGCTCATCGACGGCGGCCGGGGACGGGAGGACGCCATCGCCCCGCTGCGCGGCAAAGGGGTGCAGGCGCTCGATCTCATGGTCGCCACCCACGCCCACGCGGATCACATCGGCGGCCTGGTGTCCGTCCTGGAAGAGAAGTCGGTAGATACGCTCTGGTACTCCGGCGACGAGCACAGCACCCAGACCTTCGAGGCCTTCCTCGACGCCGCCCTCGGCAGCGGGGTTCGCTACGTCGAGCCCACCCGCGGGCATTCCCGAACCTTCGGCGGACTGGAGGTGACCACCCTCCACCCCGGTGAGCAGACCTCAGGCAGCCACCTCCACGACCGCAATCTCGTCATCCGCCTCGACTACGGGGCCTGCTCCGCGATCATCACCGGCGACATCGAGGGCAGCGGAGAGCGCGCCATCCTGCGCGCCGGGGTGAACGTCAGCGCGGACGTCCTGGAACTCGGCCATCACGGCAGCCGCTCCTCGACGACCACGGAGTGGTTCGAGGCCGTAGACCCGGATTACGCCGTGGTGCAATACGCCGAGGGCAATCCCTACGGCCACCCGCACGGCGAGGTCCTTGACCGCATCGAACGTATGGGCGCCGAGATGCTCGGCACCGGCGCGCACGGGACCATCCGCATGCGCTGCAGCGGTGGCGAGTGGCGCGTGCACACCGAGGTATCTGGGTCCGTGGTTGCCGGCGACCACGAGCCTGGGACTGACCGGGAACCAGAAGACGGGGCGGGTGCCGGGTGCATCGACCTCAATCAGGCACCGGCTGAGACCCTTGAGCAGATCATCCACATCGGTCCGACTCGGGCCGAGGATGTGATCGATGGCCGGCCGTGGTCTTCGGTCTCCGAGCTTGAGGCCATCGACGGCCTCGGGCCGGCTCGGGTGCGGGATATCCAGGAACAGGATGATGCTTGTGTTCGATGA
- a CDS encoding magnesium transporter, translating into MANHDTTQKHTASDLADNALRDIDKARSDRMLNGPIHYPILYRGGLLLIVMAGGLLVGGQVERFEESLEALIVLAFFIPVVMDMGGNIGTQSTTAFARGFTLGHVSTANLWRMVGRELVIGLVLGVVMGIIGGIAASLWQGDPSVGLAVGGALALGLPIATTIGFLIPYGLLKIGVDHVPASDPIMTTVKDFTMVTIYFSLAAMLIGIDVA; encoded by the coding sequence ATGGCCAACCACGACACCACACAGAAACACACCGCCAGCGATCTCGCCGACAACGCCCTGCGGGACATCGATAAGGCCCGCAGCGACCGCATGCTCAACGGCCCGATCCACTACCCGATCCTTTACCGCGGCGGGCTGCTGCTGATCGTCATGGCCGGCGGGCTGCTGGTCGGCGGACAGGTGGAGCGCTTCGAGGAGAGCCTCGAGGCTCTGATCGTCCTCGCCTTCTTCATCCCCGTCGTCATGGACATGGGCGGCAACATCGGCACGCAGTCGACCACCGCCTTCGCCCGGGGGTTTACCCTCGGCCACGTCTCCACCGCCAATCTTTGGCGCATGGTCGGGCGTGAGCTGGTCATCGGCCTGGTCCTCGGCGTGGTCATGGGCATCATCGGCGGCATCGCGGCCTCCCTGTGGCAGGGGGATCCGAGCGTCGGCCTCGCCGTGGGCGGGGCACTGGCCCTCGGTCTGCCGATCGCCACCACCATCGGATTCCTGATCCCCTACGGCCTGCTGAAGATCGGCGTCGACCACGTCCCGGCCAGCGACCCGATCATGACCACGGTCAAGGATTTCACCATGGTCACGATCTACTTCAGCCTCGCCGCGATGCTGATCGGAATCGACGTCGCCTGA
- a CDS encoding TorF family putative porin: protein MMNTTTMRTPQPRRAAAAGLTLSAAALALPTASAEDWAERTTFEFGVFSDYLDTGESVSKNNAVAQGGIEYGHPGGPFLGTAVSTLDGNEQGQEVVPYLGYGFTAGEVDLSLAYEYAYYPEQDDADEGEVILGAGWRGLGAELAYMANADDSDAAGSIVYALGYGFDVAEDIALDATIGYDDPDDASGDAFWELGVSRAVDVGEISLVYGSRDESGAQDVFVAGYSVSF from the coding sequence ATGATGAACACGACGACCATGCGTACACCGCAGCCCCGCCGCGCCGCGGCTGCGGGGCTGACCCTGAGCGCCGCCGCACTCGCCCTGCCGACGGCCAGCGCCGAGGACTGGGCCGAGCGGACCACCTTCGAGTTCGGGGTCTTCAGCGACTACCTCGACACCGGCGAATCGGTGAGCAAGAACAACGCCGTCGCCCAGGGCGGCATCGAGTACGGCCATCCGGGCGGGCCCTTCCTCGGGACCGCCGTCTCGACACTGGACGGGAATGAGCAGGGGCAAGAGGTGGTGCCATACCTGGGCTACGGCTTCACCGCCGGCGAGGTGGACCTGAGCCTCGCCTACGAGTACGCCTACTACCCGGAGCAGGACGACGCCGATGAGGGCGAGGTGATCCTCGGCGCCGGCTGGCGCGGCCTGGGGGCGGAACTCGCCTACATGGCCAACGCCGACGACAGTGATGCCGCGGGCAGCATCGTCTACGCCCTGGGCTACGGGTTTGACGTGGCCGAGGACATCGCCCTCGATGCCACCATCGGCTACGACGACCCGGACGACGCGAGCGGGGACGCCTTCTGGGAGCTGGGCGTCAGCCGCGCAGTGGACGTCGGCGAGATCTCGCTGGTCTACGGCTCGCGGGATGAGAGCGGCGCACAGGACGTCTTCGTCGCCGGCTACAGCGTGAGCTTCTAG
- a CDS encoding sensor histidine kinase has product MIPGPALTVQADRYLLRAVIENVLRNALQHTPANSNVTVTWQQAGEGAEIRVCDEGAGVPEDELERIFEPFRRLPSGTRRGGHGIGLAIARHAVETLGGAIKARNGDPHGLEIVLYLPRGGRG; this is encoded by the coding sequence GTGATTCCGGGGCCCGCACTCACCGTCCAGGCGGACCGGTACTTGCTGCGGGCGGTGATTGAGAACGTCCTACGCAACGCCTTGCAGCACACCCCGGCGAACAGCAACGTCACGGTAACCTGGCAGCAGGCAGGGGAAGGGGCCGAGATCCGGGTCTGCGACGAGGGCGCAGGGGTCCCTGAAGATGAACTCGAGCGGATCTTTGAGCCGTTCCGGCGTCTGCCTTCCGGCACTCGACGCGGTGGTCACGGGATTGGGCTGGCCATCGCGCGCCATGCGGTCGAGACCCTGGGTGGTGCGATCAAGGCGCGCAACGGCGATCCGCACGGCCTGGAAATCGTCCTCTACCTGCCGCGTGGCGGTCGGGGATGA
- a CDS encoding Na/Pi cotransporter family protein — protein MELINLLAGILLILFGLRFLRKGIARTLGGDLLDWLQGFTRTRGRALVGGVAGGALMPSSTATAMLSVQMTRHGRVSWRNVLAVLLGAQLGSTVLVQLVSFDLQDYQGLFLAVGAFLFLFLEAARPRGVGQTLLAFGFMLLGMGLLSEAAVAMGSDPAVEALFEALGQLPLLLMVAAVLLTLLVQSATASIAVALALVAGGQISLEMLLLWVLGANIGLCLTVLIAGWGDVQGRRLGLAVLMVKLPLAAAIAALLLALPGPPPEGWVGGLPQQAAWVHTLFNLLACLAVLVAPALERWVSALTPDPETPERPAVARLDPLLLDNPTLAINAAMRETLRVFDALHLTGEIVVQGLRQSHLPAHAATEVEARTQDIQRVCEELTEFLDGIPDDSLSPSDQALKDTLDDFMRELPMIVRTLGPDMHDQVRRLLEHHEESVEASRPLLLEAASRFTQQMNTVARMLMRERPELGRKILMRKQETSRWLIEAKRHQPGLPYPAWEVLDGFQQLNRRLSGVVYVYCHDEPGMDALQSERD, from the coding sequence ATGGAGCTGATCAATCTACTGGCCGGCATCCTGCTCATCCTCTTCGGGCTGCGTTTCCTGCGCAAGGGCATTGCGCGGACCCTGGGCGGTGATCTCCTGGACTGGCTGCAGGGGTTTACCCGTACCCGGGGGCGCGCCCTTGTCGGTGGTGTGGCCGGCGGGGCGCTGATGCCGTCGTCGACGGCTACGGCGATGCTCTCGGTACAGATGACCCGCCACGGCCGCGTGTCCTGGCGCAACGTGCTAGCAGTGCTGCTCGGCGCACAGCTGGGCAGTACGGTGCTGGTTCAGCTTGTCTCTTTCGATCTGCAGGACTACCAGGGGCTCTTCCTGGCGGTGGGGGCGTTCCTCTTCCTGTTCCTGGAGGCCGCGCGACCGCGCGGTGTGGGTCAGACGTTGCTGGCCTTCGGCTTTATGCTGCTCGGCATGGGGTTGCTGAGCGAGGCGGCCGTGGCCATGGGGTCGGATCCGGCGGTCGAGGCGCTCTTCGAGGCTCTGGGCCAGTTACCGCTGCTGCTGATGGTCGCGGCCGTGCTGCTGACCCTGCTGGTCCAGAGCGCGACCGCCTCCATTGCGGTGGCCCTGGCTCTGGTGGCGGGTGGGCAGATTAGTCTGGAAATGCTCCTGCTCTGGGTCCTGGGCGCGAACATCGGCCTTTGCCTGACTGTGCTCATCGCGGGTTGGGGCGATGTGCAGGGACGCCGTCTGGGCCTGGCCGTGCTTATGGTCAAGCTGCCTCTGGCGGCGGCCATCGCAGCCCTGTTGTTGGCTCTGCCCGGGCCGCCGCCGGAAGGCTGGGTCGGCGGGTTGCCGCAGCAGGCTGCCTGGGTCCATACGCTGTTCAACCTGCTCGCGTGCCTGGCTGTTCTGGTAGCCCCCGCTCTGGAACGCTGGGTCAGTGCCCTGACCCCGGATCCGGAAACGCCCGAGCGGCCTGCCGTCGCCCGCCTTGATCCGTTACTGCTGGATAACCCGACGTTGGCGATCAATGCCGCCATGCGCGAGACCCTGCGGGTGTTCGATGCCCTGCACCTGACCGGGGAGATCGTCGTGCAGGGGCTGCGCCAGTCCCATTTGCCGGCCCATGCCGCCACGGAGGTTGAGGCGCGCACTCAAGACATCCAGCGGGTCTGTGAAGAACTGACCGAGTTTCTCGATGGCATTCCGGACGACTCCCTCAGCCCCTCGGACCAGGCGCTGAAGGACACCCTGGATGACTTCATGCGCGAACTGCCCATGATTGTTCGCACCCTGGGGCCGGACATGCACGATCAGGTCCGTCGGCTGCTCGAGCACCATGAGGAGTCCGTGGAGGCCTCACGGCCGCTGCTGCTGGAAGCCGCTTCTCGGTTCACCCAGCAGATGAATACCGTGGCCCGCATGCTCATGCGCGAGCGTCCGGAACTGGGTCGCAAGATCCTGATGCGAAAGCAGGAGACCAGCCGCTGGCTGATCGAGGCCAAGCGGCACCAGCCCGGGCTTCCTTACCCGGCCTGGGAAGTGCTTGACGGTTTTCAGCAGCTCAACCGGCGGCTCAGCGGCGTGGTCTACGTCTACTGCCATGACGAGCCGGGCATGGACGCCCTGCAAAGTGAACGAGATTAG